In one Nocardioides luteus genomic region, the following are encoded:
- a CDS encoding helix-turn-helix transcriptional regulator, producing the protein MERPWPLTGRDEELRRVAAAIRPGAAGVIVAGPAGVGKTRLAREALAGCVRRGETVVFAQGSTAARPFPLGAFAGLLDVPPGEAAETIGRALDQLGRQLPLVLAVDDAHLLDEHSAIVVHRVVARRLAPVLITLRTGETAPDIVTSLWKDDHLPRLELAPLDAEGSTQLIARVLGGPVDTASAHRLWTMTEGSPLFLRHLLAGEVSAGRFTPASGIWRWTSEPTISPELAGLLEREIGDLAAGVRDVVDMVALAEPVAVPTLSALASAEDVEEAESRGLVRTDGVVARLAHPLYGEVRRAAMGTLRARRLRGRVAQTLDPEPDPIPRAVLTLDSDLPPEPALFVRAAEAATRMYDLPLAERLAHAAADTGDFAARVVHAAALSWLSRGEEAEAIHLDLVEGAPDPGTLAMVQLHRAGNLLFTMARPDRARLALAAAEATGAAPAHAAAMSLVLDVAEGDFAGVLDRAPQLLRGSLPDDLAGILVASAASAAAAVTGEEELLDEAAVVGGLTADRAPTVIPGFGLADFQVLGHRLAGTPDRGADLARRMRAASADLPGPARLMGLVVAGHAALACGRVDDALVSLREAWAGFDGSGHEFGFRCRTLLATALAQAGRPAEAAPLLTGVAAGHHPAYRLYLPDDLLALAWGAAAEGATTEAIARAAEAADLARDAGSPAYEVLAWQTAVQLGGATAAATRRLTSLAGLGPRAETALTHAKAWSDEDGDALLEVAHAWARLGDLVAAGDAAAQAADVQRRAGRQGSALTAAATAEKLAERSGACTPALVVAARPLPLTAREREIAALAARGLSNKDIAARLTLSVRTVEGHLYRAGHKLGVSERAALSGLLGVE; encoded by the coding sequence TGACCGGCCGGGACGAAGAGCTGCGCAGGGTGGCGGCGGCGATCCGGCCCGGTGCGGCGGGCGTCATCGTTGCGGGTCCGGCGGGGGTGGGGAAGACCCGGCTCGCCCGTGAGGCCCTGGCGGGCTGCGTACGCCGCGGGGAGACCGTCGTCTTCGCCCAGGGCAGCACGGCCGCCCGGCCGTTCCCGTTGGGTGCGTTCGCCGGGCTGCTCGACGTGCCGCCCGGGGAGGCGGCCGAGACGATCGGGCGGGCGCTGGACCAGCTCGGTCGGCAGCTGCCGCTGGTGCTGGCGGTCGACGACGCCCACCTGCTCGACGAGCACTCGGCGATCGTGGTGCACCGGGTGGTGGCACGTCGGCTGGCCCCGGTCCTGATCACGCTGCGTACCGGGGAGACCGCGCCCGACATCGTGACGTCGCTGTGGAAGGACGACCATCTGCCGCGTCTGGAGCTGGCGCCGCTGGATGCCGAGGGGAGCACGCAGCTGATCGCCCGGGTGCTCGGCGGTCCGGTCGACACGGCCTCCGCGCACCGGCTGTGGACGATGACCGAGGGCAGTCCGCTGTTCCTGCGCCACCTGCTGGCCGGGGAGGTGTCGGCGGGGCGGTTCACCCCGGCGTCCGGGATCTGGCGCTGGACAAGTGAGCCGACGATCTCCCCCGAGCTCGCGGGTCTCCTGGAGCGGGAGATCGGAGACCTCGCGGCGGGGGTGCGTGACGTCGTCGACATGGTCGCGCTGGCCGAGCCGGTGGCGGTCCCGACGCTGTCCGCGCTGGCCTCCGCGGAGGACGTCGAGGAGGCGGAGAGCCGCGGGCTGGTGCGTACCGACGGGGTGGTCGCGCGACTGGCACATCCCCTGTACGGAGAGGTACGCCGCGCCGCGATGGGCACGCTGCGCGCCCGCCGGCTCCGCGGCCGGGTGGCGCAGACCCTCGACCCCGAGCCGGACCCGATCCCCCGGGCCGTGCTCACCCTCGACTCCGACCTGCCGCCCGAGCCGGCGCTCTTCGTGCGGGCAGCGGAGGCGGCGACCCGGATGTACGACCTGCCGCTGGCCGAGCGGCTGGCCCACGCCGCAGCCGACACCGGGGACTTCGCCGCCCGGGTGGTGCATGCCGCGGCGCTCTCCTGGCTCAGCCGCGGTGAGGAGGCAGAGGCGATCCACCTCGACCTCGTCGAGGGTGCACCCGATCCCGGGACGCTCGCGATGGTGCAGCTTCATCGGGCCGGCAACCTGCTCTTCACGATGGCGCGGCCGGACAGGGCGCGTCTGGCGCTGGCCGCCGCCGAGGCCACCGGTGCGGCTCCGGCCCACGCCGCCGCGATGTCGCTCGTCCTCGACGTGGCCGAAGGCGACTTCGCGGGCGTCCTCGATCGCGCCCCGCAGCTGCTGCGGGGCAGCCTTCCCGACGATCTGGCCGGCATCCTGGTCGCCAGCGCCGCCTCCGCGGCGGCCGCCGTCACCGGCGAGGAAGAGCTCCTCGACGAGGCCGCGGTCGTCGGCGGGCTCACCGCCGACCGGGCGCCCACCGTCATCCCCGGCTTCGGGCTCGCTGACTTCCAGGTGCTCGGGCACCGGCTCGCCGGCACCCCGGACCGGGGCGCCGACCTGGCCCGGCGGATGCGGGCAGCCTCGGCCGACCTCCCGGGACCGGCCCGGCTCATGGGACTCGTCGTCGCAGGTCACGCCGCCCTCGCCTGCGGCCGGGTCGACGATGCGCTGGTCTCCCTACGGGAGGCATGGGCGGGGTTCGACGGATCAGGGCATGAGTTCGGCTTCCGCTGTCGTACGTTGCTCGCCACCGCCCTGGCGCAGGCCGGCCGGCCCGCGGAGGCCGCCCCGCTCCTGACCGGCGTGGCTGCCGGGCACCATCCGGCGTACCGGCTCTACCTGCCGGACGACCTCCTCGCGCTGGCGTGGGGCGCGGCGGCGGAGGGGGCGACGACGGAGGCGATCGCGCGTGCGGCCGAGGCGGCGGACCTCGCCCGCGATGCGGGGTCTCCTGCGTACGAGGTCCTGGCCTGGCAGACCGCGGTCCAGCTCGGGGGCGCGACCGCGGCCGCGACGCGACGTCTGACGTCGCTGGCCGGGCTCGGCCCACGGGCCGAGACCGCGCTGACCCATGCCAAAGCGTGGTCCGACGAGGACGGCGACGCGCTGCTCGAGGTGGCGCACGCGTGGGCCCGGCTCGGTGATCTCGTCGCCGCGGGCGACGCGGCGGCGCAGGCCGCCGACGTGCAGCGCCGTGCGGGCAGGCAGGGGTCGGCCCTGACCGCGGCGGCCACCGCCGAGAAGCTGGCCGAGAGGTCGGGTGCCTGCACGCCGGCGCTCGTGGTCGCGGCCCGGCCGCTGCCACTGACCGCGCGCGAGCGCGAGATCGCCGCACTGGCCGCCAGGGGGCTGTCCAACAAGGACATCGCGGCCCGGCTGACGCTGTCGGTGCGGACCGTCGAGGGGCACCTCTACCGGGCCGGTCACAAGCTCGGCGTCTCCGAGCGGGCGGCGCTCTCCGGTCTCCTCGGAGTCGAGTAG